One genomic region from Candidatus Paceibacterota bacterium encodes:
- the ruvB gene encoding Holliday junction branch migration DNA helicase RuvB: MSTPHTEPAENGDRAFLDQTLRPHIWSEYIGQEPIKKNLHILLTAARERKHPPEHILFYGPPGLGKTTLAHLIAREMGAQMKVTSGPAIERVGDLASILTNLSPGDVLFIDEIHRLNKTIEEVLYPAMESGALDIIIGKGPSARTIQLELPPFTLIAATTRISLLSSPLRSRFSGGTFRLNYYTQEEVEKILNRSASLLEVLVDNKGISEIAKRSRSTPRTANFLLKRCRDLAQINKTELNKELVDEALSLLEIDELGLTQADRDLLLTIISKFNGGPVGLGTIAAATSEEQGTIEEVHEPYLIQLGLLERTPRGRVVTERAYEHFGKTPPIQNNTLL, encoded by the coding sequence ATGTCAACCCCCCACACAGAACCCGCTGAGAATGGAGATCGTGCATTTCTAGACCAGACACTTCGCCCACATATATGGAGTGAGTACATCGGGCAAGAACCGATAAAGAAAAATTTGCATATTTTACTCACCGCAGCACGTGAACGTAAACATCCGCCTGAGCATATCCTCTTTTATGGGCCCCCGGGGCTCGGAAAAACGACGCTCGCACACCTTATCGCCCGCGAGATGGGTGCACAAATGAAGGTGACCTCAGGCCCCGCAATTGAGCGCGTGGGTGACCTTGCGTCTATTCTCACCAACCTATCCCCCGGCGATGTGCTCTTTATTGATGAAATCCACCGCCTCAACAAAACTATCGAGGAAGTGCTCTACCCTGCTATGGAATCCGGTGCACTCGATATCATCATTGGCAAAGGACCCTCTGCGCGCACTATTCAACTCGAACTTCCGCCATTTACACTTATTGCCGCAACAACACGTATTTCTCTCCTCTCTTCCCCGCTTCGCTCGCGCTTCTCTGGTGGGACATTCAGACTTAACTACTACACACAAGAGGAGGTCGAGAAAATCTTGAACCGCTCAGCTAGCCTACTTGAAGTACTGGTGGACAATAAAGGTATCAGCGAGATCGCAAAACGCAGCCGCTCAACACCGCGAACTGCAAACTTCCTTCTTAAGCGCTGTCGCGACCTCGCACAGATAAATAAAACAGAACTCAATAAAGAATTGGTTGACGAAGCACTCTCACTCTTAGAGATAGACGAGCTTGGGCTCACTCAGGCAGACCGAGACCTGCTCTTAACCATTATCTCTAAGTTTAACGGTGGTCCTGTCGGACTCGGTACTATCGCCGCGGCGACATCTGAAGAACAAGGAACAATCGAAGAGGTGCACGAACCGTACCTTATCCAGCTCGGACTCCTTGAGCGCACCCCTCGTGGGCGTGTGGTGACCGAGCGCGCATATGAACACTTTGGTAAAACACCGCCGATACAGAACAATACTCTGTTGTAG
- a CDS encoding DoxX family membrane protein, translating to MLSIFPSLLTYGIVAPFILRMTVGLFFLDRGYRHLKEEKAGVVADMTKWLHAFAKPFVVLVALVEVAIGLSLIAGFLTQIAAIFGIIYMFKMLYFKVECPHFAKHQRLVYILFIVILFSLLITGPGIIAVDLPL from the coding sequence ATGTTAAGTATATTCCCCTCATTGCTCACCTACGGCATCGTGGCGCCGTTCATTCTTCGTATGACCGTCGGACTCTTCTTCCTTGATCGCGGCTATCGCCACCTTAAAGAAGAAAAAGCTGGTGTGGTCGCGGATATGACCAAATGGCTTCATGCTTTTGCGAAACCTTTTGTGGTGCTTGTCGCTCTTGTTGAAGTAGCCATTGGACTTTCTCTCATTGCTGGGTTCCTTACGCAAATTGCCGCCATTTTTGGAATTATCTACATGTTCAAGATGCTCTACTTCAAGGTTGAATGTCCGCACTTCGCAAAACACCAACGACTCGTGTACATTCTCTTTATTGTGATACTCTTCTCACTCCTCATCACCGGCCCGGGCATCATCGCAGTTGATTTGCCGCTCTAG
- the rpsT gene encoding 30S ribosomal protein S20 has translation MAITSSAKKAHKSSLNKRVFNLRRTRAMRETIKEVTSLITEKKQKEAQEMLPAVQKAIDKAAKRGVIKKNTASRKKSRIVAAIKKLSA, from the coding sequence ATGGCAATAACCAGTTCAGCAAAAAAAGCGCATAAGAGCTCACTCAACAAGCGAGTCTTTAACCTGCGCCGCACTCGCGCGATGCGCGAGACAATAAAGGAGGTAACATCCCTTATCACAGAGAAGAAACAGAAGGAGGCGCAGGAAATGCTCCCTGCAGTTCAGAAGGCGATTGATAAAGCTGCGAAGCGAGGCGTGATCAAGAAGAACACCGCTAGCCGCAAGAAGTCTCGCATAGTCGCAGCGATCAAGAAATTGAGTGCGTAA
- the murE gene encoding UDP-N-acetylmuramyl-tripeptide synthetase, with protein MKSFVKRILPKQVFALYHFLLALTGALRYRFPSQKLVVIGVTGTKGKSSVAELVNAILEEAGYTTALLSTIRFKVGDESRPNLLKMTMPGRFFVQRFLFDATHAGCTHAVIEMTSEGVTQFRHRFIDLDALIFTNIAPEHIESHGSFENYLAAKLKLRDALEASLKENTAMIANTDDAHGKDFLNVSHATPIPFSLSDVTFRSKENGVSLSYKDIDINSKLKGAFNAYNILAAIKLGEYLNIPLETIRRGIENVSVIPGRVEHIHKGQMFDVVIDYAHTPDSLCALYDAFDGKRKVCVLGNTGGGRDTWKRPEMGKIADRACDVVILTNEDPYDEDPEKIVREMAAGMEREPSIIMDRREAIREAIENAARDPRNTAVLISGKGTDPFIMEANGKKTSWSDKRVAEEELARILPNA; from the coding sequence ATGAAATCGTTTGTTAAACGCATACTCCCGAAACAAGTCTTTGCGCTCTACCATTTTTTACTCGCGCTTACCGGAGCGCTTCGCTACCGCTTTCCTTCTCAAAAACTTGTTGTAATCGGTGTTACTGGCACCAAAGGCAAGTCGAGTGTTGCTGAGCTTGTGAATGCAATTCTGGAAGAAGCTGGGTACACAACAGCACTTCTCTCTACAATACGCTTCAAAGTTGGCGATGAGTCGCGACCAAATCTTCTTAAAATGACCATGCCTGGGCGCTTTTTTGTCCAACGCTTCCTCTTCGACGCTACACATGCCGGTTGTACACATGCAGTGATTGAGATGACTTCCGAAGGTGTCACGCAATTTCGTCACCGATTTATCGATCTTGATGCACTTATCTTTACCAACATCGCCCCTGAGCATATTGAGTCGCATGGCTCGTTTGAGAATTATCTCGCCGCAAAACTCAAGCTCCGTGACGCGCTTGAAGCATCTTTAAAAGAAAACACCGCGATGATTGCAAACACGGATGACGCGCACGGAAAGGATTTTCTCAATGTGTCGCACGCAACACCAATCCCCTTCTCGCTCAGCGACGTCACCTTTAGATCAAAAGAAAACGGGGTGTCTCTTTCGTATAAAGATATTGATATCAATTCAAAACTCAAAGGAGCCTTCAATGCATACAACATTCTCGCCGCAATCAAACTTGGTGAGTATCTCAACATTCCACTTGAGACCATTAGACGCGGTATTGAAAATGTCTCGGTTATCCCTGGACGTGTTGAGCATATACACAAAGGTCAAATGTTCGATGTGGTAATCGACTATGCACACACCCCTGATTCGCTGTGCGCACTTTACGACGCCTTTGATGGGAAGCGGAAGGTGTGTGTCCTCGGTAACACCGGTGGCGGCAGGGACACGTGGAAGCGACCTGAGATGGGAAAGATCGCTGATCGGGCGTGCGATGTTGTCATACTCACCAACGAAGACCCGTACGATGAGGATCCAGAAAAAATTGTTCGTGAAATGGCGGCCGGCATGGAGCGCGAACCTTCTATTATCATGGACCGCCGAGAAGCGATCCGAGAAGCAATCGAGAACGCCGCTCGTGACCCAAGAAACACTGCGGTGCTTATCTCTGGCAAGGGTACTGACCCATTCATCATGGAAGCGAACGGCAAGAAGACCTCGTGGAGCGACAAGCGGGTCGCTGAGGAAGAACTTGCACGTATTCTCCCAAACGCTTAA
- the ruvC gene encoding crossover junction endodeoxyribonuclease RuvC encodes MRILATDPGYERLGIAIIETATQNKDTLLYSDCFRTNSKDSFEKRLHMIGEEIERLIQEYTPEVFATEKLYFSSNKTTALYVAEVRGVSRYLSEKYKLRQFEYTPLQIKSAVTGHGKSDKSQIAKMTHHLIDIKKEYMLDDEYDAIAIALTCIATERIK; translated from the coding sequence ATGCGCATCCTTGCAACAGACCCCGGGTATGAACGATTAGGTATTGCGATTATTGAAACAGCGACACAAAATAAAGATACTCTACTTTACTCGGACTGTTTCCGCACAAACTCGAAAGATTCTTTTGAGAAACGTCTTCATATGATTGGAGAAGAGATCGAGCGCTTGATACAAGAGTACACACCGGAGGTGTTTGCGACAGAAAAGCTCTACTTCAGCTCAAACAAGACGACGGCTCTCTATGTTGCTGAGGTGCGCGGCGTATCGCGCTATCTTTCAGAAAAATACAAGCTTCGCCAATTTGAATACACACCACTCCAGATAAAAAGCGCCGTCACCGGACACGGAAAAAGCGACAAGTCGCAGATTGCTAAGATGACCCATCACCTTATCGACATTAAGAAGGAGTATATGCTTGACGATGAGTACGATGCGATTGCGATTGCTCTTACCTGTATCGCAACGGAGCGCATAAAATAA
- the ruvA gene encoding Holliday junction branch migration protein RuvA gives MIAQLHGTIVASGLDYVILDVAGIGYLVHTSRELAQVLSGKTEGITLFTHLSVRETSLELYGFSTEEEMRFFELLISVSGIGPKSGLAIMNLETVPTLSSAILQSDTTYLTKVSGIGKKSAEKIIIELRDKIASFGEDGGHAHAEDADTLEALLSLGYSRREAREALKEISEEVSGASERLTEALKLLGK, from the coding sequence ATGATCGCACAACTACACGGAACTATCGTCGCAAGTGGCCTGGATTATGTCATTCTTGATGTTGCAGGTATTGGCTACCTCGTGCATACCTCTCGTGAGCTCGCGCAGGTGCTTTCCGGGAAGACCGAAGGGATCACACTTTTCACCCACCTCTCGGTACGCGAAACCTCACTTGAGCTTTATGGATTTTCTACCGAAGAAGAGATGCGTTTTTTTGAGTTACTCATCTCCGTCTCCGGTATCGGCCCCAAATCAGGGCTCGCTATTATGAATCTTGAGACGGTGCCAACACTCTCTTCGGCAATTCTTCAGAGCGACACCACGTACCTCACCAAGGTCTCCGGCATTGGGAAGAAGAGCGCCGAGAAGATCATTATCGAACTTCGCGACAAAATTGCATCATTTGGAGAAGACGGGGGGCACGCACACGCAGAAGACGCCGACACACTTGAGGCACTTCTCTCTCTCGGCTACTCGCGAAGAGAAGCGCGCGAGGCGCTTAAGGAGATCTCCGAGGAAGTGAGCGGCGCGAGCGAGCGACTCACTGAAGCGCTTAAACTTCTTGGAAAATAA
- a CDS encoding GspE/PulE family protein, with protein MARFDEEQQEEKIAELRTHEEEELARILSGKYGVEYTDLSQVSINTDALRLIKEEDARNFEIAAFAKVGKKISVAVRAPQKKEVGIAVKELERLGYEVTLFMVSRASLLRAWERYKELSYSVETRAGVLDISGEQVATLIESLSNIDDVKTAINEVLEMKKAYRISRILETILAGSLALKASDIHIEPEEENIRLRYRLDGVLTDILTFDEATYHLLASRIKLLSGLKLNVKNAAQDGRFSVEISATDIEIRSSILPGAYGESIVLRVLDPRTIALSFEELGIPKNLMEVLVHEIDRPNGMVLNTGPTGSGKTTTLYAFLKEVQQPGIKVITIENPIEYHLPGITQTQTAGEKYTFASGLRSALRQDPDIIMVGEIRDSEVASVAINAALTGHLVFSTLHTNTAAGTFPRLIDLGVNPKIMGSAINVTMAQRLVRRLKDDYKKEVPLTGEDKKHIDRILDSIVDKSLIPENTTTVYEPTTDSPEAYGGRVGIFEAIVVDEEIERLIKESPSEREIAQAATKQGLLTMAQDGVIKALQGVTSLSELKRVIDLEENGATVGSREDA; from the coding sequence ATGGCGAGATTCGACGAAGAACAGCAAGAAGAAAAAATTGCAGAGCTCCGCACGCACGAAGAGGAGGAGCTCGCGCGTATTCTCTCAGGAAAATACGGTGTTGAGTACACCGACCTCTCGCAGGTCTCAATCAACACCGACGCACTCCGACTCATTAAAGAAGAGGACGCGCGCAACTTCGAGATTGCCGCATTTGCAAAAGTTGGCAAGAAAATCTCCGTTGCTGTACGCGCTCCTCAGAAAAAAGAAGTAGGAATCGCCGTGAAGGAACTTGAGCGCCTCGGCTATGAGGTAACGCTCTTTATGGTCTCACGCGCGAGCCTTCTGCGCGCCTGGGAGCGATATAAAGAACTCTCGTACTCAGTCGAAACTCGGGCAGGAGTGCTCGATATCTCAGGTGAGCAGGTTGCAACCTTGATTGAATCACTCTCAAACATTGATGATGTAAAGACAGCAATCAATGAGGTGCTTGAGATGAAAAAAGCATACCGCATCTCACGCATCCTTGAGACGATTCTCGCAGGTTCCCTCGCATTGAAAGCGTCAGATATCCATATTGAACCGGAAGAAGAAAACATACGCCTCCGCTACCGCCTCGACGGGGTGCTTACCGATATTCTCACTTTTGATGAAGCAACCTATCACCTCCTCGCGTCACGCATCAAGCTTCTCTCTGGGTTGAAACTTAATGTGAAGAATGCCGCTCAAGACGGGCGATTCAGTGTGGAGATCAGCGCTACAGATATTGAGATTCGTTCGTCGATACTTCCCGGTGCATATGGTGAATCAATCGTACTTCGCGTGCTTGACCCGCGCACGATTGCGCTCTCTTTCGAAGAGCTTGGTATCCCCAAGAATCTTATGGAAGTCCTTGTGCACGAGATTGACCGCCCAAACGGTATGGTATTAAACACCGGTCCAACCGGGTCCGGTAAAACAACAACCCTCTACGCATTTCTCAAAGAAGTGCAACAGCCCGGCATTAAGGTAATCACCATCGAAAACCCGATTGAGTACCATCTTCCCGGCATCACCCAAACACAGACCGCTGGCGAGAAGTACACATTTGCATCAGGTCTTCGTTCAGCACTCCGCCAAGACCCCGACATCATTATGGTTGGTGAGATCCGCGACAGTGAAGTGGCCAGTGTTGCAATAAACGCCGCGCTTACCGGACATCTCGTCTTTTCAACTCTCCACACCAATACCGCCGCTGGTACTTTCCCACGACTTATTGATCTTGGAGTTAATCCAAAGATTATGGGCTCCGCGATCAATGTCACGATGGCACAACGTCTCGTGAGACGCCTTAAAGATGATTACAAAAAAGAAGTACCGCTTACCGGAGAGGATAAAAAACATATCGATCGAATTCTTGACTCAATTGTTGATAAGAGTCTCATACCTGAGAATACGACTACAGTCTATGAACCAACCACTGATTCACCAGAAGCGTATGGTGGGCGCGTCGGTATATTCGAGGCGATCGTTGTTGATGAAGAAATAGAGCGTCTCATCAAAGAGAGTCCGAGTGAGCGAGAAATCGCACAAGCCGCAACAAAACAAGGGCTCCTCACTATGGCACAAGACGGGGTTATTAAGGCTTTACAAGGAGTTACTTCTCTTTCAGAATTAAAACGAGTTATTGATTTAGAGGAAAATGGTGCTACTGTAGGAAGTAGGGAGGATGCATAA
- the tsaE gene encoding tRNA (adenosine(37)-N6)-threonylcarbamoyltransferase complex ATPase subunit type 1 TsaE, with amino-acid sequence MAELTEKDLEKEARSLIDSLTVKKCAAVIALYGDLGAGKTTLTKAIAHTLGVEETVTSPTFVIEKIYRLDPKKTTQHFARLIHIDAYRLENSHELMELGWEDIVRDPENLIVIEWAGKVEDILPESAQKIDLKVVTEEVRTIAYRE; translated from the coding sequence ATGGCGGAACTCACCGAAAAAGACCTTGAAAAAGAAGCCCGTTCACTTATAGACTCACTTACGGTAAAAAAGTGTGCCGCGGTGATCGCGCTTTATGGAGACCTTGGCGCGGGGAAGACCACACTCACCAAGGCTATTGCGCACACCCTTGGTGTTGAGGAGACGGTAACGAGTCCAACTTTTGTGATTGAAAAGATCTATCGACTCGACCCAAAGAAAACTACGCAACACTTCGCCCGACTTATTCATATTGACGCGTACCGCCTTGAGAATAGTCACGAGCTCATGGAGCTTGGGTGGGAGGATATCGTTCGTGATCCGGAGAACCTTATTGTCATCGAGTGGGCAGGAAAAGTTGAAGACATTCTTCCTGAGAGTGCGCAGAAGATTGACCTTAAAGTGGTGACCGAAGAGGTGCGCACAATAGCGTATAGAGAATAA
- a CDS encoding YebC/PmpR family DNA-binding transcriptional regulator produces the protein MAGHNKWSKIKHKKAATDAQKSKIFGKHASLIVMESRKAGGDITSPGLVAAIERAKKDSMPKENIERAVAKGSGSGGAAFEEVIFETFGPGGTAILITAVTDNNNRTAPEIRHILSKAGYQLGTPGSAAWAFTKTTEGYTPSSPVELSDVDGAKLASLIESLEEQDDVQDIYTTADALD, from the coding sequence ATGGCCGGACATAACAAATGGTCTAAGATCAAACATAAAAAAGCAGCAACTGACGCCCAGAAGAGCAAGATCTTTGGTAAGCACGCGAGTCTCATTGTAATGGAATCACGCAAAGCAGGAGGCGATATTACCTCCCCTGGACTCGTGGCTGCTATTGAACGCGCGAAGAAAGACTCGATGCCAAAGGAAAATATTGAACGTGCGGTGGCTAAAGGAAGCGGGTCAGGAGGCGCCGCATTTGAAGAAGTGATTTTTGAAACATTTGGACCGGGTGGTACTGCTATTCTTATCACCGCGGTGACCGATAACAACAATCGCACTGCGCCGGAGATACGACACATTCTCTCAAAAGCCGGCTACCAGCTCGGCACCCCGGGTTCAGCAGCTTGGGCTTTTACCAAGACCACTGAAGGGTACACTCCAAGTAGCCCGGTAGAGCTCTCAGATGTAGACGGGGCAAAACTTGCTTCGCTTATTGAATCACTCGAGGAGCAAGACGATGTGCAGGACATTTACACGACAGCTGACGCTCTCGACTAG
- a CDS encoding TrmH family RNA methyltransferase → MNMIAIFHNVRSTHNVGSLFRTAECAGVEKIYLTGYTPAPIDRFGREQQAIAKVALGAQKSVPWESGNIVKVVENLKQSNHVIVGVEQTPESVPYKDYTAPEKAIFIFGNEVDGLPEDVLALCDTVVEIPVRGEKESLNVAVTAGIILFHFN, encoded by the coding sequence ATGAATATGATTGCTATTTTTCACAATGTGCGCAGCACGCACAACGTCGGCTCACTCTTTCGCACTGCTGAGTGTGCGGGGGTGGAGAAGATCTACCTCACCGGCTACACGCCCGCACCGATTGATCGCTTTGGCAGAGAACAGCAAGCAATTGCGAAGGTGGCTCTTGGCGCACAAAAGTCAGTTCCGTGGGAGTCCGGGAACATCGTGAAGGTTGTCGAGAATCTTAAACAAAGCAACCACGTGATTGTTGGCGTTGAGCAAACGCCAGAGTCAGTACCCTACAAGGACTATACCGCTCCCGAGAAAGCCATATTCATCTTCGGTAATGAGGTAGACGGGCTTCCTGAGGATGTGCTTGCGCTGTGCGACACTGTTGTCGAGATTCCTGTGCGCGGGGAAAAAGAATCACTGAACGTGGCGGTTACAGCAGGAATAATTCTTTTCCACTTTAACTAA
- a CDS encoding DNA polymerase, translating to MPTKKTSKKERLVLLDAHAILHRAYHALPDFTSQSGEPTGALYGVVAMLMKIIPELKPDYIVACYDLPEPTFRHGVYEEYKSGRAEIEDALVHQLNRSRDVFEAFNIPIYEKAGYEADDILGTIVEQTKKNKDLEIIIASGDMDTLQLVEEDRVYVYTLRKGIQDTVLYDEQAVVDRFGFGSDLIPDFKGLRGDPSDNIIGIPGIGEKTATTLITTFGTIEDIYKKLKKDTEVFEKAGVKPRIIKLLEEHEEDALFSKMLAEIRRDTPITFSLPKESWRDGLDPDKALKLFDDLSFRTLRDRFRSMFADTGNEEASVGEEGDDKPDDEKIDSKELKETAVALWLLRSDITNPELEDVLRFAKTDSFQVAHKRIFTQLKEEGLDKVYEKIEKPLIPITDEMKVVGIKVDVAYLEELSKEYHKELTKIEKRIYTHAGGEFNINSPKQLGEVLFETLGLSIKNHKKTSGGQKSTRESELEKMRELHPIIEDILAYREIQKLLSTYIDNIPKMVGKDGRLHAEFLQTGTTTGRMASQNPNLQNIPIKTELGRRIRNAFVAEKDFVLLACDYSQIELRVAAFLSGDEKLTRIFAEGGDVHTAVAAEVFGVPPEQVDYELRRRAKVINFGIIYGMGVNALRQSLGKDTTTLAEARQFYNDYFTRFSTLAHYLDRVKAHAARTGHTETYFGRKRYFEGITSSVPFVRASAERMAINAPIQGTEADIVKLATIRIHEYLNEHDMLDDVRLILNVHDELVYEVRKDVLDTIAPEIKRLMETIVPKEESRGIVFTVDMAAGKNWGQLKKYDAQV from the coding sequence ATGCCGACAAAGAAAACATCAAAAAAGGAACGTCTCGTGCTTCTCGATGCGCACGCCATCTTGCACCGTGCGTACCACGCACTGCCCGACTTTACTTCTCAGAGCGGTGAACCGACAGGTGCGCTCTACGGCGTGGTCGCAATGCTCATGAAGATTATCCCGGAGCTGAAGCCTGACTACATTGTCGCGTGCTACGACCTTCCTGAGCCGACATTTCGGCATGGAGTCTACGAAGAGTATAAGTCGGGTCGAGCAGAGATTGAGGACGCACTTGTTCATCAGCTCAATCGCTCACGTGATGTGTTTGAAGCGTTCAATATTCCGATATATGAAAAAGCAGGCTACGAGGCGGACGACATTCTTGGCACTATTGTCGAACAAACAAAGAAGAACAAAGACCTTGAGATTATCATTGCCTCCGGTGATATGGATACACTTCAGCTTGTTGAGGAGGATCGAGTGTACGTCTACACACTTCGCAAGGGAATCCAAGACACCGTGCTCTACGATGAGCAGGCGGTAGTTGATCGTTTCGGTTTCGGCTCAGACCTCATCCCTGACTTCAAAGGGCTCCGTGGTGACCCGTCAGATAATATTATCGGTATTCCCGGTATTGGTGAGAAGACCGCGACAACTCTAATCACCACGTTTGGCACCATTGAAGACATATACAAGAAACTCAAGAAAGACACTGAAGTATTTGAGAAGGCGGGTGTTAAGCCGCGTATTATAAAGCTTCTTGAAGAGCATGAGGAGGATGCACTTTTCTCAAAGATGCTCGCTGAGATTAGGCGTGACACACCGATCACCTTCTCACTTCCTAAAGAGTCGTGGCGTGACGGACTCGACCCGGATAAAGCACTCAAACTATTCGATGATCTCTCATTTCGTACACTCCGCGATCGCTTCAGGAGTATGTTTGCCGACACCGGGAATGAAGAGGCGAGCGTCGGGGAGGAAGGAGATGATAAACCAGACGATGAGAAGATTGATTCAAAAGAGCTTAAAGAAACAGCAGTTGCACTTTGGCTCTTACGATCAGACATTACCAACCCTGAGCTCGAAGATGTGTTGCGATTCGCAAAGACAGACTCTTTTCAGGTTGCGCACAAGCGCATTTTTACTCAGCTTAAGGAAGAAGGACTCGATAAGGTCTACGAGAAAATCGAAAAGCCGCTTATTCCGATTACTGACGAGATGAAAGTTGTTGGTATTAAAGTTGACGTCGCATATCTTGAAGAGCTTTCAAAGGAGTACCATAAAGAGCTCACCAAGATAGAGAAGCGTATTTACACACACGCCGGTGGCGAGTTTAATATCAATTCACCAAAGCAGCTTGGTGAAGTGCTTTTTGAGACGCTCGGCCTTTCAATAAAGAACCACAAGAAAACCTCCGGTGGGCAGAAGTCGACTCGTGAATCGGAGCTTGAGAAGATGCGCGAGCTTCACCCGATCATTGAAGACATTCTTGCCTACCGAGAGATCCAAAAACTCCTCTCAACCTACATCGACAATATTCCAAAGATGGTCGGTAAAGATGGTCGGCTCCACGCTGAGTTCCTGCAAACAGGAACCACGACCGGGCGTATGGCGTCGCAAAATCCGAACCTTCAAAACATTCCGATCAAAACCGAGCTCGGTCGCCGTATTCGCAACGCGTTCGTTGCTGAGAAAGACTTTGTGTTACTCGCGTGTGATTACTCGCAGATCGAACTTCGTGTTGCAGCGTTCCTCTCGGGCGACGAGAAGCTCACGCGTATCTTTGCTGAAGGAGGCGATGTCCATACTGCGGTCGCGGCTGAGGTTTTTGGTGTCCCTCCTGAGCAAGTCGACTATGAGCTCCGTCGTCGGGCAAAGGTAATCAACTTCGGCATTATCTACGGTATGGGTGTGAACGCGCTCCGCCAATCGCTCGGCAAGGATACAACAACACTTGCTGAAGCACGACAGTTTTACAACGATTACTTCACACGCTTCTCGACTTTGGCACATTACCTCGACCGTGTAAAAGCGCATGCGGCGCGCACCGGACATACCGAGACATACTTCGGGCGCAAACGGTACTTTGAGGGCATCACCTCGTCAGTGCCCTTTGTTCGTGCTTCCGCTGAGCGTATGGCGATCAACGCACCAATTCAGGGTACTGAAGCGGATATTGTGAAGTTGGCGACGATTCGCATTCATGAATATCTTAACGAGCACGATATGCTTGATGATGTACGACTCATTCTGAATGTTCACGACGAGCTGGTGTATGAGGTGCGCAAAGATGTCCTTGATACAATCGCACCGGAGATCAAGCGACTTATGGAGACCATTGTCCCGAAAGAGGAGAGCAGAGGCATTGTGTTTACGGTTGATATGGCAGCAGGGAAGAATTGGGGGCAGCTTAAGAAATACGATGCACAAGTATGA